AGTATATTACCATAAATACACAAGGTAGGGACACACCCTTTTAAAAACTCTACATACAGTCTTTAGATCTAATCACACTCTAAATATTATCAAGGGTCTTTTGCATCCCCTTTCACTATAGACTGTGTTTTCAATTTGCTGGAGGCCTCTTAGAATAACCTGCTTGACCGTTGGTGCAAGATGTCACTTTGAGAGCTGTTAGTAAAGTCTAttttaaaaccacaaaacaggttattcaaaaacacacactcccatcaagCCCATTATGCCGGCTTAACACACAATGCatcacattcacaaacacatacaactgtgtttctgcctttctctctgtcttccccaTGACTTATTGATGTGCTAGAGAAGCTGAAACCTGTCTCATTATGCAACCTATGAAATATTTACACTtcgtctttttcttttctcatagAAAACCGCATGGGAAAACAACTTAAATGTTGACAATTTACAGGCTAGTATTCCCAGTTGTAGGCTATCCCTTCTACCTTAAGCAGAAGGAAATTGCTCTGGGAAGTTATCCACTATAGCTAGTGTTTGTGTGCCAGTGTTTGGAGGAAACATGAAAAAGATGCCATATAATGATCACTCAGAGGAAGCTAATTTGGAAGCTTATTAAAAAATCAGTTGATGAACAAAttgagatgttttttgtttttgctgcaaaCCAAAGACTGGAGGGAAATGCCCCATAATGTCTCCTCACCTCTGCTGACTCCAATAATTAACCTTGATTAGCTGTAGACCTTTTTATACACTGCAAAAGTAAATTAATTGGGGGCTGAGACATACATTTTACCTAAGCTACTTCAGTTGACTCCAGTTATGCTAGGCAGTGTAATGAGAGGTTATTTTTTGGTTCATCCGGGAATAGGTTTTACAGCACAGCCCTCTGTTAAATTTATACAGATACAGACATGCCTACCTGGCAGCTGCTCACTACAAGCTTTCTCCTTTTGTTACACAGAGCAGCTCCACTGGATGCATGTGTAAACAGCTGCTTTGGTGTTgttgagggagagaaaaagaggtaTCCATTCTTTGTGCGCACCCAGAGTCTCTCTGCTTGGCAAGACTTTTGAATCAACAGCCAGCTGAGGCCAAGTGTCAGTCCTCTAAGTTAGAataggaaaacatttcaggCTGTGTTGTGCCATAGGAATGCTATTCGATGCAAGTCTTTAGTAGTTCTTTTAAGGATTTAAACAAGTTTTCTTCAACAGCTATTTGATAGATCTGCGGATCCCCCAATAAAAAGTTTATATTaactaaatgaaacaaaattGAGACAATATGTGCAAAAATGTTCTGCTCATCACAGGTGTCAACTAACCAGTTAGGAACAACATAAACTGAACAAAACTTCACAGTCTTCTGGACTAATCAAACAATTCACTGACCACAGAGGGGAATGTAGCCTATAGTTAGCTGATTACACCACTTTTGAAACAAGGGGTGAAACCAAATATGAAACGCCACCaactacaaataaaagaaacacgGACAGTTGTTCCATCAAAATGCTTATTTGGGTACCgaaataaacaaatcaacaaaataatataatctGGAGGAATAAGCAAAATGTCGTAAATCCCAACCCCCCCTACAATGTGGTGGTTAGTTGGTACATTCTGATTGGTTACTTCCTGTATTTAGCGCTGCTTTAGGGGGGGCGTCTTTTGGTCCGGCCTACTAAGAAttccctccagcagcagcgtCAGCACTGGTAACTCAAACATACAAATTAGAAAGATAAACATCTAAAAACAAACTCTGAATGTACAAAAGAGACCTGAATGTGTGCACTACTATTAAAACAACTGTGCTGCCAATTTAGGGTGTTGTATGTATGAGTTGGTGCAGTGAGTCATACAattgagggtgtgtttatgttggACATTGGCTAAAGTCAGACCCATTTAGTCCCCCTGATGAAGAGGATATGCTCAAATTTTCTTACATTCCACACAGCTCAGTGTTTTCCGGATGTGGTTTGAGAGAATATATCAATAGTAAAGCTAGGGTGGGTAAAGTTGGAGAAGCCAGCAtgtccatttttttaaattatcaaaatgaaacacacactccaatgTTGCCTGAATCAGGCCCCCAAACAAGGACTTAAACagtgctgtgttgtttttaggATGTTTAATATATTGCTGTTGGGATGTAAAGAGTATTTAAACAGATACAACAAACGCTTCCAAAACACACCCAACTCTGCAGTTATTTTGGTAGGTTTGcaccagtagtagtagtagtgttgGTAGTGGTAGTAATAGTAATAGCAGTTATTGTTATAGTGCTAGAAATGCTATTGCTGAACACGGTCAACCTAAATGATGGTTGACAGTTTAAAGACCAATGATATCCAATTTTATGTCATGAAAAGTATCATATATTTGGAGCATACTTTGGGAAGTGATGAAGCCATTATGTTACATGAGTTAACCTGAAAGGGTTTCCCTGTTACCCCTACCAAAAACGTTGTTATTGACTAGTTAAGGTAAGCCTCTTAAACACTGTTATTTTGACTTTGAATGAGATTTATTACATTTGTCTGAATTACACACTTCACATAGTGCATAGAAATATTTCAGTGAGTTAAAGTGCCGAGGCTTTTAAGGAAGCATTCACCTTCAATGCATTCCTCCTTcagtacttcagtacagtatTAATATGTGATGCAGGGAATGCTGTCTTGTCTAACAACGTTTGAAACATTACCCGGGCTTATATCATGATGGCCTGATTGCAACAAAAGTATGTTGGGTGTCTTTCTCCTTGCAACCCAAGATAATTACCATTAGACATTGTGTTGTGACAACCATGAGTTTCCAGATAATCTTCTGTCCTAACAAAGCACCAACTTTTTCATTAATCCCTCTCAGTCGCTCCCCCATTGCTTCTCATTGTTGAAGATGTCTTTGCAACTGTCAACCACAATGCTCACAGGGACCGCCTtttagagaaaaacaacaaatggcAAACTAACTGCATGGAATTGGTATAACTCCATTGCCCCCTCCCATGGTTGTTGATCCTCACTACACCATTGGTTAGCAAGCGCCCCACCCCCCTCTAAAAGCTTGTTTAGCTCTAACTACTGAGGCATGTGGAGCCAGAAGTTGCTGCCAAGTGGTCCCTGTATGTTTTGTGCTGACGGCACATAAAGGGAGAGTGGGTGTGTTAAAGTTATGATCCACattaaaggagagaaaaaaagaaacgtcTGTTTGTCTTGAGATTGCACAGTTGAACTGAACACCCCCTCATTCAGAATATTCATTGCTGCTACCGTTGTATACTTTTTGGTCCCACATCACCACAGCAACCCTTTTCTGTGATATgttaattattttagttttgacttCTGTCATTCAGAAATCGGGGAGTTGTATGGGTGggattgaaatgtaaatgttttcctctgctACCTCAACATGTCTCTTCTGAGGTGACACTTAAAACTTTTAACTTTAAGCCAGAACGCTTGAGGATAAACCTGAGCATGTCTTCAAgtttacactgtttaacctcaggctttcaccttctgtctgtaTGAATGTTCTGGTCTCTAAAAATTATTTGAAGGAGTCAGGGTCGGGTTAATGTAAATGGACTCTTTGGCATTCCTAACATATCCCTCTGTTAACCAAATGTGTGTAGCTCGGGCATTTACTGATGAGCGAGTATAATAGGTAGCGGGCAATGTTCTTTTGCATGATCATAATCGGAAATGGCTCAAAGTAATTTGATTGACTTCAAAGGAGATCCCTTCATGAATTAGGGTCCACAGCTTATCgcaagtgtttgtttgtcttatGCCTAATTTCTTCTCAAATCTCCCACATTGAAAATATATCTCACACGTCTGAAAGACATTTCCAAAATTCAGTGTTCGTACTTGTACAGATATTCTACTAGACTTTCACCAGATTACTCCAAAGTATGAATTAAACCTGGCGAATCACTTTTTCTTGCCACAAGGGGGCAGCACTAACAACTTTTAGCACAGTATTGTATTGTAATCAAAACAGTTTATAGCAAAAGTTAACATTTATCTGGAGTTGTCTTTTGTCTCCTGTCTTTAGCAGCTGGTGGTTTATTTTCTCGGTTTTCTGTAGGTAGTAAATCTAATTTTTCCCTTGCTTGATATTGCTCCCTTTTGCAGCTGGCATTGGTGTTTGAGCACCAGTGTTGAGTCAGTGTTGAGTCGAATGTTGAAAACCATTGAGGCTTTATTTAGACCAACACAAATCATATAACATGTAATGAGGTGTACAAAAGTATTATATCAGAGGTAAAAGGTCACGGGTCCACTACCTTGTAATAGTGATATATAACAATGCTTTTTGCTACTAATCATACTGTCGAAGTACACTTCACCTTTTCTGCCCTTGGAGTACAAATGATAGAATTCCATGCTTTTAATCTTGTTGTTAGTTCACTAGGTATTTGtcttttgtgttcatttttcaGAGTCGAACATGAAAGCAAGATAGCATTAGTAGCAGGATATATTATACAACATTTCTCTGCTTGGTGAGGCCActgtcttttcatttttctctaaaaagATCTGTACTCCTGTTTCAATACAGCCATGTCTAATTCAGTGGAGCCCAGTACTCAAAGTGAAAGGTACTGTTTGTAAGACCATTTTATCTGAGAAATGTCATCGCATAACTGTCAGCTGCACTTCGCATGGGTTTGTGAGCCACCTTTTGTGCGCTGTTGTTGATGGAAATCTATGCTCGTTGTAAAAGATACAAATTCTAAAGGCGGCTGACAGGTGTGTGATTCTACCTGTCAGATCACAAATGGCTATGTGAAAGGAATACAAACTTTACAATAATAACAAGTCCATGCCTTTTGATAAATGTTGAATCAAACACTCAGTGGATGTCACAGTGAGCATCGTGAGAGTGAGACTGGCGCTCCAGAATGGCAGACGGCTCATACAGCAGATCATCCTCTCCCAGTGTTGAGCTGTGCTCCAAGTTCACAAAGTTAGGTATGTTGAAATGAGAAAAGAAGGCACATTCCCTGTCTGTATTACTGTCTTCCATTAGTCCGTTGAGATGTTTGTGTCCCCCAGCTTCCTCAACGTCTTCTTCCATCTCGTCCATCCCCGAGGAGCTAACACCTCTGCCTCCCGCTCGGGCTCCGTTGTGCTTTCcagccctctcctcctccacttttTGCTTCCCCTGATCCTCCTCGTTTATGtagaaatgaaaatatgtgCGGGACTCCGCTAGCAAGGGTCGGGAGAaggctttttcattttcttcctgGGGACTGCCAATGTCTACCAGACAGCTGCCTGGTCGATGACGCTTCTCTGCAGAGTCTGGGTTTCTGTTGACAGATCACAGCAGGGCAGTGAGATTAAACCAGGAGGTGGCTTTGAAAacatcagggttttttttattgtcatttaattCCTGAAAAACCTGCAGCTCAACACAGATCTCTGTCTCAACCTCCTCTTTTTTCACTATTCATGCATCTGTGTCTGAAAATGAATACTAAAATCCACCAGTACCCTTTCCTGAAGAACTAATGATGGCAAAAGACATATAGCTAGCCAATACATTCCCCATTTCATCTTGGCGGAGGGTGAAATAATATCTTGCAGGAAAAGTTGCTTTGCCAGCATTGTCAATAATAAACTGCCTACACTGCAgagcaactttaaaaaagaagacaggCTTGTGAAAGAAGTCAATATTGGTGAGGTTTTTCAGAGATAGTGAGAACATGATGCAAGGTTTTAGAAGAAGGCAAAACTATTAATAACATATAATCTCCTTCTTTGAAACTGCATATGTCTGTGCTCGTCAACAGGAGAAGCTTAGGATGGAAAGGGGGGAGGTGAggagaatgtttttatttccaaaatctTGCAgttttttgccttttaaaaaaaacatgacctaCTCAGGGGGATACTTAAATTACAATATGCTAAATGGGAATTCTAGTATTTTTGCCCGATGATGGCAGAACTTTGATAATTGACTGCCTACCCCAGCTTTAATCTACGGTCAGAATGTCAGATGCATCCCTGAAGCTCATTACAATCCGGTCTGACTATgccttgcacacacactgagtttaCTCTGAATTTGATTTGATGGAGCTCTCCTTGGTCCTGAAACCATCCCCGTGGGGACAGATGTGAAGTTGAATGGAAATATGGGCTGTAGACCTGCTATTACTCACTCTTGGTGTGGCGCTCCTGTCTTTGTGAGCAGCGTGAggacaaaaaacatgaaaataacaaaaacagctAGTCCAACCCAGAAGCCGATGACGATGGAGTCTGAAATGTCAGATAAGAGAGAATCTCATTTTAGTAATGATTAGGTTCTTTCTGTTCATGCCTTTGTGATTTTGATTCTTCTGggggctttcttcctgagtgCAAAATCCCCTATTGCTCAGTAAAAGTGGGCATTCAGTACTTCTAAAAATGTGATCTCATGTCATcaatctttttgtttgtttataaagtgGCTTTTATTAGCAGTGGAGTATGACACGCCAGTACAGGTGCTGTCTAAATATTGATTACCTGACTATCAGTTTATTGAAATGCAGGAAATGCGTTTCACTCTAAAAGATTTCCAACACACTGGGAAAAAGGCGTACACACAGGCAGTAAAAGCATTGGATGATTGCTTCACTGATTTATACAGGTATATTAAGCTTACATCTGTGCGCTTTGAGTCCCTCAAAAGACACGGGCTCTTCGTCGTCATAATATTCATACTGCCACACGTAGTCACTGCGACGTGCGTTGGTTTGGCTCCGGTTGTGGAAGTCGGACATTTCAAACCGATGTAACGAACCCTAACAgcagaaaacaaaccaaaccagTACAGGAAAAGCGCTGTTTAAGTGTATGATATTACTATAAAGTCATAAAGTTTACAAACCACTATCTCCAGGGATGGGCAGCCTCTCTGTTTTGTTTAACAAGTCTGAATCCTGCGAATTCCGCAAACAATCCCTTATGTTAGGTCGGTCTTCCGGAATTTAACATCGCGCGAAAACGGTGATTCAGTACAGGGAAATCCATGGCTTTATCGTTACGCAAAAAACTCCATTCATCCTCATGTAAATCCTGTGGGCGAAGCAGCTGCCTTCTGGTTCGCCTCACCATCATCCAGCGTCCTCTGTTCTGCTGGCTCACTCACTTTGTGTTACACTGAGATTACGCTGCAAAAAATGCTCCTCCTTACAAGTCACGAGTGTGTGTAGGAAGAAGATACTGCTTTCCATGAATAGGTGAGGTGTTTCCAATGCAGgtgatttaaacaaaaaaaagtaggTTTACATTCTCATCGATGAGTAAGGTCTATTGAAGCCAAATAAAAATTATGAATGGACAGAGcacttttccagtctttttgaCCCCTTAAAGCGCATTTACCATGTAGGCAATATGATCAGAGTCAAAGGCTACAATACAATGTGCCATCTTTTCATCAGGTCTAATAAACATTCACATGCGTTCACACACTTTGCCAGGCCAattgggagcaatttggggtagTTTTAACATCTTGACTGCAGAGGCTGGGGGACCAATATTGGATGACCACTTCATCTCCTTAGTGCACCAAAGCCAAATTATGGAACTAATTAACCTTAAAATAATAGCTTCATGAATCAATTGTTGCTACTCTGACTTGTGATAAGGAGAATGTTGTCTCTGTCAGTTCAACTCCGAACATATTTTTCAACGGGTTGTACAATCTGGATTCAATTTTGGTGAAACAGGATCATATTTTATGGGGAAAAAAGGATTTATGGTTTTCCTTCTGATTTCCTCCAGCTGCTCAAACTAAACTCTGATTTACAAAGTTTCCTGAGTGACAGAAAAGCTTTCCTTGTTGTTAACGGTTGCTAGTAATAATACTGTAGCCGCTGCCGGCTGGCTTGCTCTGTCTTGTGTTGTTGCACTAGCTtgatgtttgtctgtgtttgcaaAGTTGCTGACTAGCTATTATAGTTGCTTGTAGAGATTTAACCCTAACAGAGGCATTCTCAACGTTACAGCATTCCATATACACaacaagttgttgttgttgttgttattgttgttattggaACCACTGAGACACAGCTAACATCAAAGAGGTTAATAGTAAATTCATTACCAGAGATACACTGCctagccaaaaaaaaggtcacacactaaaatattcgttggaccgcctttagctttgatttacggcacgcattcgctgtggcatcgtttccacaagcttctgcaatgtcacaacatttatttctgtcttgcattcatttttcgccaagatcttgtattgacgacgggagattcggaccactgcgcaaagtgttctccagcacatcccaaagattctcaaccgggttcaggtctggactctgtgggggccaatccatgtgtgataatgatgtctcatgctccctgaaccactctttcacaatttgagcccgatggatcctggcatagtcatcttggaacatgcccgtgccatcaggaaAGAataaatccattgatggaataacctggtccttcagtatattcaggtagtcagctgacctcattctttgggcacataacgttgctgaaccaagaccagacccactgcagcaaccccagatcatagcactgccccccacaggctggtgacctttttttttggccgggcagtgtagtTAGGAACTCCTTCTTTGCTATTCAGTCAGTCTGTTGCCTGAtctgttccttttctttatttctcgGTAACCACCCCGGactaaacaacatttttttttcctttgaagTTAAAGGGCACCGTAACAGAACCAGCGGCTGAGGCTTTcataaaaagttcaaataatCTGCTATTGCAAAATCTGCTTCAAGCAACCTTTTTCAAATCGTAGTTGTTCCTTTGGGTCAAGTGGAAGGTTACGTGACAAAACAACCCAAGGGCAGTTTTATAATTTACCAATCAGTGAGGGGAAGCACATCTCTAATGGCCTTTGATTGAGTGGCAGTTTGCTGAAAACTAAACAACCACAAgtagtgctttttaaaaattacTTGAGGAAAATTGGAAAATGTGCCTGACTGAGGCTTGCCATGCTTATTAGAACTCTGAAACATCGCGTCATTAAGTGCACTTGTTTCATCCTTTTGATAAATGTTATTTCCAGCGACCGGCCTAATTAGCAGTCCTGCGTGACTAAAAATTATTATCTTTGAAGCGCCTCTTAGAAGGAGCCACTTGAAGAAATGCTGTAAATTAATAATGTTACTGTTGGTGTGTGGGAATGATCTCAGTGTAGACTTGGAGATTTTCTAATATTGCAAATCCTTTCCATTAAAGGCACTCAGGTCGTATTATAAAGTATGCCACAGTGGAAGAGCTCTTGTCAATCAATTCTGCATGTActgttgcttttatttcaaGAGTTTCACAAtgatttctaaaataatttgGCACTTGGCAATCATAATTGTTCATAGATTATATTGCTTTGCTGTTCAACTATGGTAAAAGTCAACTGAAACCGATGGATAGTGTTAAAAAAAGATTCTGTTATATCTACAAAGAGTGTAAACTCTAGTGTCCAGCATGACagtgagctaaatgctaatccAACACCTGGATCTCTGGCCTGACACCTACCTGGTTTGGATTATTTGAAGCTCATACTTGCAGGATTCCTGCTGTTGTAATTTGTTTCCTCATGGTTGATTGCACTTCTTaaaagtcactttggataaaagtgtcagttAAATGAAGTGTATTGAACCTGTAGACTGAGCTGATTTTGTCTGGGATCATTGCAAGTGAAAACTAATGCCACCAGAatcaattaaaatatgttagTCTTGTGTTTCTAAATGAATTACTCAACACTTTTAATTCAGGCAGTTTGCCTGTTGAGTTTTGGTTCTGCGTCATACTTTTTGTCTCTAGATAAAACCACTGCTTATTTTTAGTCATTCTGATTTAATTAGGCTACAGAAATAACCCAGGCCCACAGGCAGGTGAACCCCACAGCAAATATTTTCCCTTGAGTTCACTCacataaacaacacattatAAGTTGATGGATCGCAAATCTCAAAGGCATCACATAAACGGACCAACAGTTTTTATTAGATTATTTGTTATTACAAATCTGGAATAGATGGAAAGGATTCATCAAGGCGTGCTGTCAACATTGTTAGTCCTTATTCATCTGCAGATCAATAATGTATATTTCATGAAGGCAACCAGTTTCTGAAAGCTGTCGCACTGGGCTTGCTTTGGTCTTTTATTCTTGTGGCTGTGCTTTGTTCTTCCTAACCATGCTGAAAAGACATGCTTTGCTTTTTTCACAGTGAATGTGGCC
The sequence above is drawn from the Eleginops maclovinus isolate JMC-PN-2008 ecotype Puerto Natales chromosome 15, JC_Emac_rtc_rv5, whole genome shotgun sequence genome and encodes:
- the LOC134877122 gene encoding melanocortin-2 receptor accessory protein 2A-like, translated to MSDFHNRSQTNARRSDYVWQYEYYDDEEPVSFEGLKAHRYSIVIGFWVGLAVFVIFMFFVLTLLTKTGAPHQENPDSAEKRHRPGSCLVDIGSPQEENEKAFSRPLLAESRTYFHFYINEEDQGKQKVEEERAGKHNGARAGGRGVSSSGMDEMEEDVEEAGGHKHLNGLMEDSNTDRECAFFSHFNIPNFVNLEHSSTLGEDDLLYEPSAILERQSHSHDAHCDIH